In Candidatus Desulfofervidus auxilii, one genomic interval encodes:
- the purD gene encoding phosphoribosylamine--glycine ligase has product MKVLVIGSGGREHTLVWKIKQSTLVKEVFCAPGNGGISKLATCVPIKVNDLKSLADFVEKEGIDLTVVGPEEPLVLGIVNEFEKRGLRIFGPNQKAAQIEGSKVFAKELMQKYNIPTAEFAVFSDPKLAKDYVQEKGAPIVIKADGLAAGKGVIPARTIEQALEAIDLIMVKKVFGQAGEKIVIEEFLDGEEASFLVFSDGENVLALPSSQDHKPIYDDDKGPNTGGMGAYSPAPIVTRGVEKHIMQDIIYPAIKGLAKEGSPYKGVLYAGLMIKNGQPKLLEFNCRFGDPEAQPLLMRLKTDLVEILNAVVDGNLKNQTLKIDPRPSVCVVMASGGYPGSYEKGKVISGLDVAENMENVMVFHAGTSLKDGNFYTAGGRVLGVTALGKTLPDAISTAYEAVKSISWEGAYYRKDIGFKALRHLGRFVGIVIGSTSDKKIMLEAKNTLAELFIPCEMTLASAHRSPERVINYAKTAKEKGIKVIIAGAGYAAHLAGVIAAHTTLPVIAVPLATSPLNGMDALFSSVQMPSGVPVAVVGINGAKNAALLAAQILALNDKSLAKALENMKKQMALKIEKIEL; this is encoded by the coding sequence ATGAAGGTTTTAGTCATTGGTAGTGGGGGTAGAGAGCATACCTTGGTATGGAAAATTAAACAGTCTACTTTAGTAAAAGAGGTCTTTTGTGCACCTGGAAATGGAGGTATCTCTAAATTGGCTACTTGTGTTCCTATTAAGGTAAATGATCTTAAAAGTTTGGCTGATTTTGTAGAAAAAGAAGGCATTGATTTGACAGTTGTAGGGCCAGAAGAACCTTTAGTATTAGGTATTGTGAATGAGTTTGAAAAACGCGGTCTTAGAATCTTTGGTCCCAACCAGAAAGCAGCTCAAATTGAAGGTAGTAAGGTCTTTGCCAAAGAACTTATGCAAAAATACAACATCCCTACGGCTGAATTTGCGGTTTTCTCAGACCCAAAACTAGCTAAAGACTATGTCCAAGAAAAAGGCGCACCTATTGTAATCAAAGCCGATGGATTGGCTGCAGGTAAGGGGGTAATCCCAGCACGCACTATAGAGCAAGCATTAGAAGCTATTGATTTAATCATGGTAAAAAAGGTTTTTGGTCAGGCAGGAGAAAAGATAGTCATAGAAGAGTTTTTAGATGGTGAAGAGGCCTCTTTTTTGGTGTTTAGTGATGGGGAAAATGTATTAGCCCTCCCTTCTTCTCAGGACCACAAACCCATATATGATGATGACAAAGGGCCTAATACTGGTGGCATGGGGGCTTATTCACCAGCTCCTATTGTTACCAGAGGGGTAGAAAAGCATATTATGCAAGATATTATATACCCTGCCATTAAAGGCTTAGCTAAGGAAGGTTCTCCTTACAAAGGCGTGCTTTATGCCGGTTTAATGATTAAAAATGGACAGCCAAAGCTATTAGAGTTTAATTGTCGTTTTGGAGACCCTGAGGCCCAGCCTTTATTGATGCGTTTAAAAACGGACTTAGTAGAAATATTAAATGCGGTAGTGGATGGTAATTTAAAAAACCAGACCTTGAAGATAGACCCACGTCCGTCTGTTTGTGTAGTGATGGCTTCAGGTGGATATCCAGGAAGTTATGAAAAAGGAAAGGTTATTTCTGGCTTGGATGTAGCAGAAAATATGGAAAATGTGATGGTCTTTCATGCTGGCACCAGTCTTAAAGATGGCAATTTTTATACGGCTGGGGGAAGGGTGCTAGGGGTTACTGCTTTAGGGAAGACATTACCAGATGCTATATCTACTGCCTATGAGGCCGTAAAATCAATTTCATGGGAAGGTGCTTATTATAGAAAAGATATCGGATTTAAGGCCTTAAGGCATTTAGGAAGATTTGTAGGAATAGTAATAGGCAGCACTTCTGATAAAAAAATAATGTTAGAAGCTAAAAACACTTTAGCTGAATTATTTATTCCTTGTGAGATGACTTTAGCCTCTGCCCACCGCAGTCCTGAACGGGTAATAAACTATGCCAAAACAGCCAAAGAAAAAGGAATAAAGGTAATTATTGCTGGGGCAGGTTATGCAGCCCATCTGGCAGGGGTGATAGCCGCTCATACTACTTTACCAGTAATTGCTGTGCCCTTGGCCACTTCTCCTTTAAATGGAATGGATGCCCTGTTTTCCTCAGTGCAAATGCCCTCAGGGGTGCCTGTGGCTGTAGTTGGGATCAACGGAGCAAAAAATGCTGCCCTTCTAGCAGCTCAAATTTTGGCCTTAAACGATAAATCATTAGCAAAAGCCTTAGAAAATATGAAAAAGCAGATGGCTTTAAAAATAGAAAAAATAGAACTATAA